One Echeneis naucrates chromosome 1, fEcheNa1.1, whole genome shotgun sequence DNA segment encodes these proteins:
- the sp2 gene encoding transcription factor Sp2 isoform X2: MSEQQDSMATTVAVSPSEYLQPSTATTQDTQPSPLALLAATCSKIGPPAAQTPVTSPPAQPQPRRLLPIKPAPIAPAPPKNLGFLSAKGNVIQLPAGLGSTAPGNPIVLTIQQSPVRTNTSAPTNIQYQVVPQLQGPQTIQVMPQGGQIQLIPGTNQAIITTPMTVPAPTAATTPVTPQKTVAIKPSPKLRKPNNSAANVVQLPSGLTLPLNVATGEVGGTQIITETAAAPPTPGKGRRGRKKKVVLAAQPPIPPPAQAASPSPEQMETIVIEAGDNIIQAGNNLLIVQSPGQPAVVQQVQLVQPKQEPQVVQIPQQALKVVQAASATLPPVPQRQSVPSNLQVTPTDPSPTQILFKTPSGEWQSVLLQDSASTTTTQTQTTSVATTTTSPPVSTKKTLAGGRKERTLAKIAPAGGMIALNTSQLPSAAQAVQTISINGVQVQGVPVTITNAGGQQHLTVQTMQGGGLQLATQGQPTIQVDQTLTLELPGQPGEKKRRMACTCPNCKEADKRAGEVGKRKHICHVPGCEKTFRKTSLLRAHVRLHTGERPFVCNWVFCGKRFTRSDELQRHARTHTGDKRFECSQCQKRFMRSDHLAKHYKTHINTKNL; this comes from the exons ATGAGCG AACAACAGGACAGTATGGCCACCACTGTTGCTGTCAGTCCCAGTGAATACCTTCAGCCCTCCACCGCTACCACACAA GACACTCAGCCCTCTCCTCTGGCCCTCCTGGCTGCCACCTGTAGTAAGATCGGCCCACCTGCTGCTCAGACTCCTGTCACTTCTCCTCCAGCACAGCCGCAGCCTCGCAGGCTCCTTCCTATAAAGCCAGCTCCAATCGCCCCCGCTCCGCCCAAAAACCTGGGTTTTCTCTCAGCCAAGGGCAATGTGATCCAACTTCCTGCTGGCCTGGGCTCCACGGCCCCTGGCAACCCCATCGTCCTCACTATCCAGCAGAGCCCGGTTCGCACCAACACCTCAGCTCCCACCAACATCCAGTACCAGGTGGTGCCGCAGCTTCAGGGTCCCCAGACTATCCAGGTGATGCCACAGGGCGGTCAGATCCAGCTCATACCAGGCACCAACCAGGCCATCATCACCACTCCCATGACTGTACCTGCCCCCACAGCTGCCACCACTCCGGTCACACCGCAGAAGACAGTAGCCATTAAGCCCTCCCCTAAGTTGCGGAAGCCAAACAACTCTGCTGCAAACGTGGTGCAGCTGCCCAGCGGCCTCACACTGCCGCTGAACGTGGCGACCGGAGAGGTGGGCGGGACTCAGATCATCACAGAGACGGCAGCCGCCCCTCCTACCCCTGGAAAGGGACGAcgagggaggaagaagaaagtggTTCTGGCTGCTCAGCCTCCAATCCCTCCTCCTGCACAGGCTGCGTCCCCGTCCCCAGAGCAGATGGAGACCATAGTGATCGAAGCCGGAGACAACATCATACAG GCTGGTAACAACCTACTGATAGTGCAGAGTCCCGGGCAGCCAGCTGTGGTGCAGCAGGTCCAGCTGGTCCAACCCAAACAGGAACCTCAAGTGGTTCAGATCCCACAGCAGGCTCTGAAAGTGGTGCAGGCCGCCTCTGCCACGCTGCCCCCCGTCCCACAAAGGCAGTCGGTGCCTTCTAACCTGCAGGTCACGCCGACGGATCCGTCACCAACACAG ATTCTCTTCAAAACGCCGTCTGGCGAATGGCAGTCGGTTCTGCTCCAGGACTCGGCCTCCACGACGAcgacccagacccagaccacGTCAGTGGCCACCACTACGACCTCACCACCAGTCAGCACCAAAAAGACACTAGCAGGGGGCAGGAAGGAGCGGACTCTGGCGAAAATTGCACCAGCAGGTGGGATGATAGCGTTGAACACGTCACAGCTTCCCTCTGCGGCCCAGGCAGTGCAGACCATCAGCATCAATGGGGTCCAAGTTCAGGGAGTTCCTGTCACCATCACCAACGCAGGGG GACAGCAGCATTTAACGGTGCAGACAATGCAGGGCGGAGGGCTTCAGCTGGCAACGCAGGGCCAGCCCACAATCCAGGTAGACCAGACCCTCACTTTGGAGCTGCCCGGACAGCCGGGGGAGAAGAAGCGGCGCATGGCCTGCACCTGCCCCAACTGCAAGGAAGCAGACAAGAG GGCCGGGGAGGTGGGGAAGAGGAAGCACATCTGCCACGTCCCCGGCTGTGAAAAGACGTTCAGGAAAACATCGCTGCTCAGAGCTCATGTCCGGCTTCACACTGGTGAAAGGCCCTTCGTCTGTAACTGGGTTTTCTGCGGGAAACGTTTCACACGCAGCGATGAGCTGCAGCGGCACGCCAGGACGCACACAG gcGACAAACGCTTTGAGTGCAGTCAGTGTCAGAAACGGTTCATGAGGAGTGACCACCTGGCGAAGCATTATAAGACTCACATAAACACCAAGAACCTGTGA
- the sp2 gene encoding transcription factor Sp2 isoform X1: protein MLFNGRMVSTVRHYSACRPQICFCPVMSLSRLALTLLCLCFPEQQDSMATTVAVSPSEYLQPSTATTQDTQPSPLALLAATCSKIGPPAAQTPVTSPPAQPQPRRLLPIKPAPIAPAPPKNLGFLSAKGNVIQLPAGLGSTAPGNPIVLTIQQSPVRTNTSAPTNIQYQVVPQLQGPQTIQVMPQGGQIQLIPGTNQAIITTPMTVPAPTAATTPVTPQKTVAIKPSPKLRKPNNSAANVVQLPSGLTLPLNVATGEVGGTQIITETAAAPPTPGKGRRGRKKKVVLAAQPPIPPPAQAASPSPEQMETIVIEAGDNIIQAGNNLLIVQSPGQPAVVQQVQLVQPKQEPQVVQIPQQALKVVQAASATLPPVPQRQSVPSNLQVTPTDPSPTQILFKTPSGEWQSVLLQDSASTTTTQTQTTSVATTTTSPPVSTKKTLAGGRKERTLAKIAPAGGMIALNTSQLPSAAQAVQTISINGVQVQGVPVTITNAGGQQHLTVQTMQGGGLQLATQGQPTIQVDQTLTLELPGQPGEKKRRMACTCPNCKEADKRAGEVGKRKHICHVPGCEKTFRKTSLLRAHVRLHTGERPFVCNWVFCGKRFTRSDELQRHARTHTGDKRFECSQCQKRFMRSDHLAKHYKTHINTKNL from the exons ATGCTATTTAACGGTCGTATGGTGAGTACAGTGAGGCATTACAGCGCCTGCCGTCCTCAGATCTGTTTCTGTCCTGTGATGTCCTTGAGCCGTCTCGCTCTAACTCTGCTATGTCTGTGTTTTCCAGAACAACAGGACAGTATGGCCACCACTGTTGCTGTCAGTCCCAGTGAATACCTTCAGCCCTCCACCGCTACCACACAA GACACTCAGCCCTCTCCTCTGGCCCTCCTGGCTGCCACCTGTAGTAAGATCGGCCCACCTGCTGCTCAGACTCCTGTCACTTCTCCTCCAGCACAGCCGCAGCCTCGCAGGCTCCTTCCTATAAAGCCAGCTCCAATCGCCCCCGCTCCGCCCAAAAACCTGGGTTTTCTCTCAGCCAAGGGCAATGTGATCCAACTTCCTGCTGGCCTGGGCTCCACGGCCCCTGGCAACCCCATCGTCCTCACTATCCAGCAGAGCCCGGTTCGCACCAACACCTCAGCTCCCACCAACATCCAGTACCAGGTGGTGCCGCAGCTTCAGGGTCCCCAGACTATCCAGGTGATGCCACAGGGCGGTCAGATCCAGCTCATACCAGGCACCAACCAGGCCATCATCACCACTCCCATGACTGTACCTGCCCCCACAGCTGCCACCACTCCGGTCACACCGCAGAAGACAGTAGCCATTAAGCCCTCCCCTAAGTTGCGGAAGCCAAACAACTCTGCTGCAAACGTGGTGCAGCTGCCCAGCGGCCTCACACTGCCGCTGAACGTGGCGACCGGAGAGGTGGGCGGGACTCAGATCATCACAGAGACGGCAGCCGCCCCTCCTACCCCTGGAAAGGGACGAcgagggaggaagaagaaagtggTTCTGGCTGCTCAGCCTCCAATCCCTCCTCCTGCACAGGCTGCGTCCCCGTCCCCAGAGCAGATGGAGACCATAGTGATCGAAGCCGGAGACAACATCATACAG GCTGGTAACAACCTACTGATAGTGCAGAGTCCCGGGCAGCCAGCTGTGGTGCAGCAGGTCCAGCTGGTCCAACCCAAACAGGAACCTCAAGTGGTTCAGATCCCACAGCAGGCTCTGAAAGTGGTGCAGGCCGCCTCTGCCACGCTGCCCCCCGTCCCACAAAGGCAGTCGGTGCCTTCTAACCTGCAGGTCACGCCGACGGATCCGTCACCAACACAG ATTCTCTTCAAAACGCCGTCTGGCGAATGGCAGTCGGTTCTGCTCCAGGACTCGGCCTCCACGACGAcgacccagacccagaccacGTCAGTGGCCACCACTACGACCTCACCACCAGTCAGCACCAAAAAGACACTAGCAGGGGGCAGGAAGGAGCGGACTCTGGCGAAAATTGCACCAGCAGGTGGGATGATAGCGTTGAACACGTCACAGCTTCCCTCTGCGGCCCAGGCAGTGCAGACCATCAGCATCAATGGGGTCCAAGTTCAGGGAGTTCCTGTCACCATCACCAACGCAGGGG GACAGCAGCATTTAACGGTGCAGACAATGCAGGGCGGAGGGCTTCAGCTGGCAACGCAGGGCCAGCCCACAATCCAGGTAGACCAGACCCTCACTTTGGAGCTGCCCGGACAGCCGGGGGAGAAGAAGCGGCGCATGGCCTGCACCTGCCCCAACTGCAAGGAAGCAGACAAGAG GGCCGGGGAGGTGGGGAAGAGGAAGCACATCTGCCACGTCCCCGGCTGTGAAAAGACGTTCAGGAAAACATCGCTGCTCAGAGCTCATGTCCGGCTTCACACTGGTGAAAGGCCCTTCGTCTGTAACTGGGTTTTCTGCGGGAAACGTTTCACACGCAGCGATGAGCTGCAGCGGCACGCCAGGACGCACACAG gcGACAAACGCTTTGAGTGCAGTCAGTGTCAGAAACGGTTCATGAGGAGTGACCACCTGGCGAAGCATTATAAGACTCACATAAACACCAAGAACCTGTGA